A window of the Candidatus Jettenia caeni genome harbors these coding sequences:
- a CDS encoding two-component sensor kinase, producing the protein MNSTGLDKTHLSEGKYERLCMMIFSCIPSSLLMFDRKLRVLIANKNFLEKSRRTERETIGKHVDDIFPSVILQYTRLAERLRRVFETGVGDRGREMYYRSPGLQSRVYFYSLTPLKDDQGIVENVLLIMDDITQQVSLREKVRQTERHLAGVVESANDIVTSLDSIGMITTWNNAAEKISGYIDRELVGKPLITICADAQKPTLASIIENLSRGETVKHIELGLKTKTGKIIPISWSFALMKDDLQTVVGIVGVGQDLTERRELEAQLFHSAKLASLGVMAGGIAHEIRNPLGISSAAAQILLECQENESLRKECAEKIYLGIKRASRIIEELLKFARPSDGRSEPTNVNDAIMETFTLIEKQLLLMRIEIKKNLYPYIPIMKAEKNLLQQAFLNIILNAANAMPDGGTLTITTSINRNDRIVIVFEDTGCGIPIENVDKIFDPFFTTMPVGKGTGLGLSITYSIIRQHEGTIQVESTVGKGSAFTIQLPVKK; encoded by the coding sequence TTGAATAGTACAGGTCTTGATAAGACACATTTGTCAGAGGGGAAATACGAGCGCCTTTGTATGATGATCTTTTCGTGTATCCCATCCTCCCTCTTAATGTTTGATCGTAAACTCAGGGTGTTGATTGCCAACAAGAATTTTCTCGAGAAATCACGGAGAACAGAAAGAGAAACTATCGGGAAGCATGTGGATGATATATTTCCGAGCGTTATCCTGCAATACACACGACTTGCTGAAAGGCTAAGGAGGGTATTTGAGACAGGAGTGGGAGATCGGGGTCGTGAGATGTATTATCGATCTCCTGGCTTGCAAAGCAGGGTGTATTTTTATAGTTTAACTCCTCTCAAAGATGATCAAGGGATTGTTGAAAACGTCCTGCTCATCATGGATGATATTACGCAGCAGGTAAGTTTGCGCGAGAAAGTCAGGCAAACAGAGCGCCATCTCGCTGGAGTGGTCGAGAGCGCCAATGATATTGTTACTTCGCTGGATTCTATAGGGATGATTACCACATGGAATAATGCGGCAGAGAAAATTTCCGGTTATATAGACAGAGAATTAGTGGGTAAACCGTTGATAACAATATGCGCGGATGCACAAAAGCCAACACTGGCCTCTATCATAGAGAATCTTTCCCGGGGAGAAACCGTAAAACATATAGAATTAGGTCTTAAGACAAAGACCGGGAAGATAATTCCTATTTCCTGGAGTTTTGCTCTGATGAAAGATGATTTACAAACCGTGGTAGGTATTGTAGGTGTAGGGCAAGACCTTACTGAGAGACGTGAATTAGAAGCACAATTATTTCATTCTGCAAAGCTTGCTTCTCTGGGGGTAATGGCTGGTGGCATAGCGCATGAGATTCGAAATCCATTGGGTATCAGTTCTGCTGCTGCTCAGATTTTATTGGAATGTCAGGAAAATGAAAGTTTGCGTAAAGAGTGTGCGGAAAAGATCTATTTGGGTATTAAACGCGCCTCCCGGATAATCGAAGAATTGCTCAAATTTGCGCGGCCTTCCGACGGGCGTTCTGAACCGACGAATGTCAATGATGCCATTATGGAAACTTTTACGCTCATTGAAAAACAGTTGCTATTAATGCGAATCGAGATTAAAAAAAATCTATACCCGTATATTCCCATTATGAAGGCAGAGAAGAATTTATTACAACAAGCTTTTCTGAATATAATCCTCAACGCCGCCAATGCTATGCCTGACGGAGGAACCTTAACGATAACAACTTCAATTAATCGGAATGATAGAATCGTCATTGTCTTTGAGGATACAGGTTGTGGTATACCAATTGAGAATGTTGATAAGATATTTGATCCATTCTTTACCACTATGCCGGTAGGCAAGGGCACTGGTCTTGGGTTATCAATTACCTACAGTATTATCAGACAACACGAAGGAACTATACAGGTAGAAAGCACGGTAGGAAAGGGTTCTGCTTTTACTATTCAACTACCGGTGAAGAAATAA
- a CDS encoding putative two-component sensor kinase, with product MKKCARPLSVKVLFGILIILLPVFITFLLIYKQNKAYLKEHILDDITILAGFYECHMSQFLEAAKLPIQNVTSDGFIKTQCMKDIVLKHVVDTFPVNVCLTVNKEIRRFYKNYRGREVIGASRYIPSMKWVLLVGIHKDEVLVPIKKVLIGVLIPAVIVIVLVICLCIRFMKKAVKPFRTISNIAKYIAVGAPDITVPAQIQAGDGTAKVTRIIGTIQDITECERMEEEIKLLQTIIISTSEADDLHSVLDIVLCKVCKYTDWDYGEAWLPSSDDGYLKCIQVWHNNSEGLEEFRKKSQKFTFLPGVGLPGRVWSLGAPEWRKDATVDGDFPRASIAKECGLKAAIGIPVIANDKVIAVLNFFVREQHDKDERLIGLISSVATQLGVIIQRKQIEEALYNSEERLQAILNNATALIYVKDMQGRYTFINKLCEKVLQIKQEELKDKADYDMWSKEIADALRINDRKVIEASVSLEFEEVVPHDDGLHTYISVKFPLYDSHGIMHSICGISTDITGRKRMEKLLHEKEEKYRLLVENIPDVMWTADQTGTTLFITPNIEKVYGYTPEEIYKAGNSLWFERIHPEDVERVREEYSLLFKLNKIFDVKYRIRRKDESWIWIHDRAVITYTKDGNRYANGLFSDITEHKQMEEQLQKLSCAIEQSSNVIIITDTCGNIQYVNPKFTELTGYSTEEVIGKNPCILKSGKTSREEYKRLWNTISSGGKWRGEFLNKKKNGDLYWEIANISPVKNKEGIITHFIEIAEDITNIKKAEESESKLKEQLYHVQKLESIGTLAGGIAHDFNNILAIIMGYGNLLQNELEKDNSLMIYIQKILTSTERAANLTKGLLTFSRKQKNNPKPVNLNEVIKRVESLLVRLIGEDIQLKTIFIDKNCIVMADSNQIEQVLMNLVTNARDAMPDGGSLTIITEVVELDSEFIKIHGYGMVGKYVLVSISDTGIGMDNETKKRIFEPFFTTKEVGKGTGLGLAIVYGIVKQHQGYINVDSEPGKGSIFKMYIPVIESVVDEIESEMLVTKGGKETILLAEDEKEVRILIKIVLQKAGYKIIEAVDGDDMIRKFIDNKNKIHCLIVDVIMPIKDGKAAYDVIRQIAPDIKALFISGYSEEVINKKDILKEGLHFIPKPVLPNELLRRVREVLEV from the coding sequence ATGAAGAAATGTGCAAGACCGCTCTCTGTAAAAGTATTGTTCGGGATTCTCATTATCCTTCTTCCTGTTTTTATCACGTTCCTTTTGATCTATAAACAAAATAAAGCATACCTTAAAGAACATATCCTTGATGACATAACTATTCTTGCAGGATTTTACGAATGTCATATGTCTCAATTTCTGGAAGCGGCCAAACTCCCTATCCAAAATGTTACCAGTGATGGTTTTATAAAAACTCAATGCATGAAGGATATCGTATTGAAACACGTGGTCGATACATTCCCGGTTAACGTATGCTTAACAGTAAATAAAGAAATCCGTAGATTCTATAAGAATTACCGGGGTAGAGAAGTTATAGGTGCATCAAGGTACATCCCTTCCATGAAATGGGTCTTACTGGTTGGGATCCATAAAGATGAGGTACTTGTTCCCATAAAAAAAGTGCTCATCGGTGTACTCATACCTGCTGTAATTGTTATCGTTCTGGTTATCTGTCTCTGTATTCGCTTCATGAAAAAAGCAGTGAAGCCTTTCCGTACAATCTCCAATATTGCAAAGTATATTGCCGTCGGTGCCCCTGATATTACCGTTCCAGCTCAAATTCAAGCCGGTGATGGGACAGCAAAAGTTACCCGAATAATTGGAACGATCCAGGATATTACAGAATGTGAGCGCATGGAGGAAGAGATTAAACTCCTGCAAACCATCATTATATCAACATCTGAAGCAGATGACTTGCATTCCGTACTGGATATTGTATTGTGTAAAGTGTGTAAATATACGGACTGGGATTACGGTGAAGCCTGGCTTCCATCCTCTGATGACGGGTATCTCAAATGTATTCAGGTATGGCATAACAATTCTGAAGGCTTAGAAGAATTTAGAAAGAAAAGCCAAAAGTTTACTTTTTTACCGGGAGTTGGTCTGCCTGGTCGTGTATGGTCTTTGGGAGCACCTGAATGGCGGAAAGATGCTACCGTGGATGGAGATTTTCCTCGTGCATCAATTGCAAAAGAGTGCGGTCTAAAAGCGGCGATAGGTATTCCTGTCATAGCAAATGATAAGGTTATTGCTGTACTGAATTTTTTTGTGCGGGAACAACATGATAAGGATGAGCGATTGATCGGACTTATTTCATCAGTTGCTACTCAGTTAGGTGTTATTATTCAGCGCAAGCAAATTGAGGAAGCGTTATATAATAGTGAAGAAAGGCTACAAGCCATTCTTAATAATGCAACAGCACTCATTTATGTCAAAGACATGCAGGGTAGATATACTTTTATTAATAAATTATGTGAAAAGGTGTTACAGATTAAACAAGAAGAGCTGAAAGACAAGGCTGACTACGATATGTGGTCAAAGGAGATTGCCGATGCTTTGAGGATAAATGATCGTAAGGTAATCGAAGCTAGTGTTTCCCTGGAATTTGAGGAAGTAGTGCCGCATGATGATGGATTACATACGTACATTTCAGTCAAGTTTCCCCTCTATGACTCTCATGGAATTATGCACTCAATCTGTGGTATTTCAACCGATATTACCGGACGCAAACGGATGGAAAAATTGTTACATGAGAAAGAGGAAAAATATCGTTTACTTGTCGAGAATATACCGGATGTCATGTGGACCGCCGATCAAACAGGTACAACTCTTTTTATTACCCCAAATATAGAAAAGGTTTATGGATATACGCCGGAAGAAATCTATAAGGCAGGTAACTCTCTCTGGTTTGAAAGAATTCATCCAGAAGATGTTGAGAGAGTGAGAGAGGAATATTCATTATTATTTAAATTAAATAAGATATTTGATGTTAAATACAGGATTAGAAGAAAGGATGAATCCTGGATTTGGATACATGATAGGGCAGTGATAACCTATACCAAGGATGGTAACAGGTATGCTAATGGTTTATTTTCAGATATTACCGAGCATAAGCAGATGGAAGAGCAGCTTCAAAAATTATCGTGTGCTATCGAACAAAGCTCGAATGTAATCATTATTACTGATACCTGCGGCAATATTCAATATGTTAATCCAAAATTTACAGAACTAACAGGTTATAGTACAGAAGAAGTTATCGGGAAAAATCCATGCATCTTAAAATCTGGAAAAACATCAAGGGAAGAATATAAGCGATTATGGAATACCATCTCTTCCGGAGGTAAATGGCGCGGGGAGTTTCTGAATAAGAAAAAGAATGGCGATCTTTATTGGGAAATTGCAAATATTTCACCAGTAAAAAATAAAGAGGGTATTATTACTCATTTCATTGAGATTGCAGAGGATATTACCAATATTAAAAAAGCGGAGGAATCAGAATCAAAACTGAAAGAACAGTTGTATCATGTTCAGAAATTAGAATCTATTGGTACCCTTGCAGGAGGCATTGCTCATGATTTTAATAATATCCTCGCAATAATAATGGGATATGGAAACCTGCTACAGAATGAGCTGGAGAAAGATAATTCATTGATGATCTATATCCAAAAGATACTTACATCAACAGAAAGGGCTGCTAATTTAACGAAAGGTCTTCTTACCTTTAGCAGAAAACAGAAAAACAACCCAAAACCGGTAAATTTGAATGAGGTTATAAAAAGGGTCGAAAGCTTACTGGTAAGACTCATTGGCGAAGATATTCAGCTCAAGACTATATTTATAGATAAAAACTGTATCGTTATGGCCGATAGTAACCAGATAGAACAAGTCTTAATGAACCTTGTAACCAATGCAAGAGATGCCATGCCTGATGGAGGCTCTTTAACAATAATTACGGAAGTTGTGGAATTAGATAGTGAATTTATAAAGATTCATGGTTACGGTATGGTTGGGAAGTATGTTCTTGTCTCTATCTCAGATACGGGTATAGGCATGGATAATGAAACGAAAAAAAGGATTTTTGAACCGTTCTTTACAACGAAAGAAGTTGGAAAAGGCACAGGTCTTGGGCTGGCGATAGTGTATGGAATCGTTAAGCAGCATCAGGGCTACATAAATGTTGATAGTGAACCGGGCAAAGGTTCGATATTCAAGATGTACATACCGGTAATTGAATCGGTAGTTGATGAGATAGAATCAGAAATGCTTGTCACCAAAGGTGGTAAGGAGACGATATTATTAGCAGAGGATGAGAAAGAGGTTAGGATCCTTATCAAGATAGTACTTCAAAAGGCTGGTTATAAAATCATAGAAGCAGTAGATGGCGATGATATGATAAGAAAATTTATTGACAATAAAAATAAGATTCATTGCCTTATAGTAGATGTAATAATGCCAATTAAGGATGGTAAAGCTGCCTATGATGTGATAAGGCAAATAGCGCCAGATATTAAAGCCCTTTTCATCAGCGGATATAGTGAGGAAGTTATAAATAAAAAAGACATTCTTAAGGAAGGGTTACATTTTATTCCAAAGCCTGTTTTACCAAACGAGCTTTTAAGAAGAGTACGAGAGGTATTGGAAGTATAA